In Halobacterium noricense, the genomic stretch ATCGAGCCGTGGACGATGCTCGCGGTGACCCCGGAGTACGCGGGGTGGACGATGCTCGCCTGCCCCTCCACGAAGACGTAGTCGTGGTCCGCGCCCGCCTCCAAGACCATGCGCTCGACCGCGCCCGCGGCGAAGTCCGAGACCACGCGGTCGACCGGAATGCCCTCGCCCTCGATGAGGATACCGGTCTGCCCGGTCGCGACGAACGCCGCGTCCATCCCCTGCTCGCGGGCGGTCTCGTAGAGCTCGCGGGTGGCGGTCATCTTCCCGACCGAGCAGTCCGTGCCCACGGTCGCGACGACCGTGGCGTCGACGCTGTCCGCGACGCCGTCCGCGACGCCCAAGTCGGCGGGCGGCTTCCGCACGTCCCAGAGTTCACAGCCGTACTCGGCGGCGAGATCCTCGAACTCCTCGTCGTCGCTGAGGAAGTAGTGGAGGCCCGAGTAGACGTCGCAGCCGCGTTCGAGGGCGTTGCGGACGTCCGGCCGCCACGACTGGTCGAACGCGCCGCCGATGGGCGAGATGCCGACGACGAGCGCGTCCACGTCGTCGGGCACGTCGCTCATCGACGCGACCACGGGCGCGTCCTGTACGTCCGGCAGGTGGTCGTTGACTCGGGTGCCGTCGTTGTCCCGGTCGAGCACCGCGACGACGTCGTAGTCGGCGTACCGGAGGACGCCCACCGCGGTCTTCGCGCGGCCGGGGAACTTCTCGTGCGCGAGGAGTGCGACTTTCATACGACGATGGAGGCCACCCGCCGTCTTAAACCTGAAGCCGAGGGCAACCCAGGCACCGTCAGGTCGACCGACAGGTCACAAAAGCGATAGCTGCACCGTCCAGAACGTGTCGTGGGCGTCGTCGAGCGCGGCTTCCGGCTTCCCGGTGGCGTCCACGGCGGCGGTGGCGTCGGCGTCGAACTCGTCCAGCAGGGTGCCCTCGCCGACGACGAACACGTGCTCGGCTTCGATGCCGTCGAGCGCGCGCTGGCACTTCTGGAGGTGTTCGGTAATCTGGCTCTCGCGGCGGCGCTCGAAGCGGTCCTGCGAGAACCCGCCCTTCGAGTGCTTGCCCTTCACGTCGCTCTCGAACCCCTCGAAGTGAACGCGCTCGGGCTGCGGCCCCTCGCCCATCTCGGCTTCGTAGACACCCAACGCGAACAGGTCCGCGCGCACGACGGCGAGCGCGTACCGCCCGGTCGGCGCGAGCCACTCGCGGTCGACCTGCACGGTCGAATCCCACGTCTCGAACGCCTCCGGCGGGTTCGGGGGGCGGAGCGCCGCGGAAAGCAACCCTTCGCGGTCACGGACGACGAGGCAGGGCGCGGCGCGCTCGACGAGCGGCGCGCGGTCGCCGAACGCCTCCCGCACGTCCTCGGGCGGGTCGTCTGGCACGTACGCCGTGAGCACGCCCTCCTCGGTGCTCTCGATGCTGTCGAGGAGCGCGACGACTCGCTCGCGGCGCTCCCCGCGGAGGTCCCGACGCCCTCTGAACTCGGGGCCGCCGTCCTCGCCGCGCAGCCGCTCGACGCGGTCCTCCAACTCGATAATCCTGTCCTCAAGTTCGTTGACGCGCTGCTCGGCCGCCTGTTTGTCACGGACGGCCTCGCTGCGGCGCTCGCCCTCCGCGTCCAGTTGCGCCTCTAGGGAGTCCTTCTCGGCTTCCAGGTCCTCGATGCGCTCCTTGAGTGCCGCGCGCCCGAGGAGTCTGTCCAGCATGGGCGAATGGCGACAGCCCGGCCGCTTAGGCGTTTCCCACCTACGGTCGGAGTGTTCGGACGGGCAGACGAAACTGGCTTGATGTGCTCGCCGATACACCCGGTAGGCCTGGTGGTCGCCGGGAGAGCAACGCTCTCCCGAGGCCTCGGAAATCGGAGATTTCCGGCGGATTGAAAGCGCGAGGCGCGCGTGGCGGCGAAGCCGCCACGTTTTGCAGCGGTTGGCGAAGCCGACCGCCCACTCGGCGAACCCCGGCGTTCGGAAGACGCTATGCGTCTTCCGCAGTCGACCGAGAGACGCCGACGGCGTCTCTCGGGATGACGAGAGGACTTCGTCCTCTCGAACCACCCATCAGAAACGCATAGCGTTTCTGAGGACGACGCAAGCACGAGAGCGAGCAACGCGAGCGAACGTGCGCAGCGAGCCGCGGGAGTGTCGTGAGTGCAACGAACGAGACCACGGAAGACGAGCACTGCGAGTCTCCCGACGGTCGAGACAGCCGAGGGCTTTCAGCTGTTCCCCCACAACTCTGCTGCTGGGAACTACTTATCTGACACTACCTTACGGCCGGGCAGTATTCAGACGGGCAGACGAAACTGCGGAGACGACTCGGCCTTGTGAAAGCCCTCGGCGCGCTCGCGGTCGTTCGCTCGCTGCGCTCCTCGTCACTCGCGACGCTCGTTCCTGTGGTGCTTACGTCGCGAAGCGACCACGCAAGCGCGAGCGCGCCTCGCCCTTTCAATCCGCCAGGAACCGGCTGGCCCGCCGGCTAAAGCTATCGTCGTCCTATGGCCGAAGCACACGAACCGCTACTCCGGGGCGCAGCAGCGCGGTCGGCGGAACCTCCATGCTGAGCACGCGGCCGTACGTGGAAGACACCTCGCCGTCCTCGTGCGCGGTGTCGACCACGCGGGAGGCGTAGCGGTCGAACAGGCGCGTCGGGAGCGAGCGCGAGCCCTCCGTGTCGTCGAACGCGAGGTCCGCGGTCGTGGCGAGCAGCCACGCGACGTCGACGACGTCGCTGGCGCTGTCGAAGAAGCGGCGTGGGAGGTCGTCGGTGCCGTCGGCGAGCGCGTGGCCGAGCAGGACGGCTTCGAGGCACGCGACGGACATCCCCTGCCCGTAGACGGGGTTGAAGCTCGCGACGGCGTCGCCGAGCACGACGAGGCCGTCAGGAAACTCGTCGAGGGCCTCGTAGCGCCGCCGGCGGTTCGACGGGAACGGGTAGTGCGCGATGTCGCCGACGACCGGTCGCGTCTCGAGAAGCTCCGCAAAGTCGTCGATAGGGAGCGTGCGCGCGAACTCGCGGAGCGCGTCGATGTCCGTCGGCGGGTCGTCGCCGTGGACGCCCTGGAGCATGACGAGCCAGCGGTCGCCCTCCACGGGAAACACGCCGCCACCGCGAGGCTGCTGGGGCGACGGTGGCACGAAGTACGCGCGCCGGTCGTCGGGCGGGCGCTCGACGACGGCGGTGGTGTACGCCACGTCCACGGTGAGTTCGTCGACCGGCGGCGCGTCGTAGCCGTGGGCTTCGAGCCACGACGGCGTCGAACTCGTGCGGCCCGTAGCGTCCACTACGAGGTCTGCTCGAAGTGATTCTGTACCGTCGCCCTCACGGATTTCGACGCCCGCCACGTCGTTCGTGCCGTCCGCGAGGTAGTCCACGAACTGCGTCTCGCCGCGGAACGTGATGCCGTCGCGGGCGGCGAGTCGCTGGCGAATCGCGTGCTCGAACAGCGGCCGGCTCGCCGAGTACAGGACTTTCGGCTGCGGCCCCGTGGCGAGCACGCCGCCCTGCTGGTAATACGTGAGGTCGGTCGTCCAGTCGAGCATCAGCCCGCCGGACTCGACGAGCATCTCGCCGTAGCCCGGGAAGAGGTCTTCGAGGGTCGCGCGCCCGGCTTCGAGGAGGACGTGGGGCTGGCGGGACTGCGGGACGCCGCGGCGCGCGCTGGCATCGTCGGGCAGCGGGTCGCGGTCGAGGACGGTCACGCGGTCGAACGCGTCGTCGAGCACACGCGCCGCGACCATGCCGGCGACGCTCGCGCCGACGACGACCGCGTGGTCGCCGACGGCGGGAATCGCGTCGGGGTCGTAGCGTGGGACGGACGCCAGCGTCACTGGTCGAGTGGTGCGTGGCGCGAGTGTTAAACGTTCCCTGTTGGCCTCAACGCTTTTGCGTTTTGTGAGGAAAGGTAACGCATAGCAATAGCACTCACGGACTGGGTCGGCGTCGACGACGCCTCGCCCGCCGAGCGGCTGGTCGTCGAGTCCGTCGTCGCGCCCGGCCCGCGGGTGTCGGCGGGCCCGGTCTCGGTGCGGGAGCTCGTGGAGCCGCACGTCCCGACGGCCGAACTCGCGTGGGAGAACGAGGAGTGAGCTTAGACCGCGCCCATGTCGAACAGGCGCGCGGCGTGGTCGCGTTTCGCGAGCAGGACTGCCTCCAGCGACGGTGGGTTCTCGACGGCTACGGTTTCGAGGACGTCCTCGGGGACGGCGAGCGTGCGCTCGGGCACGTCGTCCTCGCCGTGGACCGAGAAGTGTGCGGGGCCGATTTTCATCACGAGCGGGAGGTCTGTCCGGGAGATGCCCTCGTCGTCGGCGTAGAGCTGCTCGTTGACCCGTTCGTGGTGCCGGCTGTTGATGGCGGCGCGGTCGCCGCGCGCCGGTTCGACGTACAACCGTCCGAGGTAGTAACCGCTGGAGAACGCCTCGAACATGTATGCTAACGTTTGGCACGGGAACACATAAGCGCTCCGGCGGCCCCCGAAGTCGTCGCGCAATCCCACCGAGAGCAGACACCCTTATCCGGGCTCGCCGCTAACTCAGGGTGAAGATGGACTCGGGGGCACTGCTCGACATACTCGGCAACGAGAACCGGCGACGCATCCTCCGGCTGCTCGCGCGAAAACCCTGTTACGTCACGGAAATCTCGGAGTACCTCGGGGTCAGCCCGAAGGCGGTCATCGACCACCTCCGCCGGCTGGAGGACGCCGGCCTCGTCGAATCGGAGGTTGACGACCAGCGCCGCAAGTACTTCCACATCGCCGAGAACCTCCGGCTGGAGGTGCGGCTGTCGCCGTTCGACTTCGGCGCGAAGTCCGCCTACCCCGCGAGCGCGGACCTCGACCTGACGCGGTGCCAGCACGTCTCTATTCGCATCCGCCAGGACCGCAACGACGACGTCGCGGACCTCGCGGGGAAGCTCCAGGAGCTCAAGGACCTCGAACGCGAGCTGTCGCTGGCCCAGCGCTGGGTACAGGGCCGGCTCGCGGACGTCCAAGACCAACTCGGGGAAGCCGTCGGCGACGGGAGCGAACGCCTCTACGCGGACGTGCTCGCGGCGCTGGCGTCCGGCGAGCGCTCCGCGAGCGCGGTCGCCGCCGCCCTCGACGCCCCCGAGCCGCTCGTGGAGGGCGTCCTCGAAACGCTGCGCGAGCAGGACGTCGTCGAGCGCGCGGACGGCGAGTGGCGCATCGCCGAGTAGCACGCGAGTAGCAACCTTTTCGTCGGCGCGCCCGGAACCGTCTCGACATGAACCAAGGGGACCGCGTGCGCGTCGACCGCGACGGCACGACCCACGAGGGCGTGCTGTTGCCGTCGGCCGAACCCGACCACCTCGTCGTGAAACTCGACTCCGGCTACAACGTCGGCATCGAGCGCGACGCGGCCGACGTCGAAGTACTGGAGCGAGACGTCTACGACGTCGAGAGCGAATCCGAGGAGGAGGCCGCCTCCGAGGTCGAGTTCGACGACGACCTACCGACGATTGCGCTCATCTCCACGGGCGGCACCATCGCCTCCACCGTGGACTACCGCACGGGCGCCGTCACCGCGCAGTTCGACGCCGAGGACGTGCTGCGGGCGGTGCCGGACCTCGCGGGCCGCGCGAACTACCGCGGCCGCGTCGTGGCGAACATCCTCTCGGAGAACATGGAGCCGCCCATCTGGCAGGAGCTCGCCGACGCCGTCCGCGAGGAAATCGAGGCGGGTGCGGACGGCGTCGTCGTGATGCACGGCACGGACACCATGCAGTACTCCGCGAGCGCGCTCTCGTTCATGCTCGACACGCCCGTCCCCATCGTCTTCACGGGCAGCCAGCGCTCCGCGGACCGCCCGTCCTCGGACAACGTGATGAACGCGGTCTGCGCGGTGGAGGCCGCGAAGGCCGACGCCGCCGAAGTGATGGTCTGCATGCACGCCTCGGAGAGCGACGACCGGTGCGCGCTCCACCGCGGCACGCGCGTCCGGAAGAACCACACGAGCCGCCGGGACGCCTTCGAGACCGTCGGCGCGGAGCCGCTCGGCTACGTCGACTACGACGAGGCCAGCGAGGACGCGACCGCCGAATCCCGCGGCGTCCAATTCACGAAGGAGTACGCCGAACGCGGCGAAACCGACCTCGACAGCAGCCCCGACCTCGACTCGGACGTAGAACTCGTGAAGTTCACGCCTGGGATGGACGACGCCTTCTTCGACCTCTGCGAGGGCAAGTCCGGCGTGATTATCGAGGGGACGGGCCTCGGCCACGTGCACACGGACTTCATCGACCGCATCGAGGAACTCGTCGAGGACGGCACGACGGTCGTGATGACCAGCCAGTGTCTGGACGGCCGGGTCTGCGACCGCGTCTACGACACGGGCCGGGACCTCCTCGACGCCGGCGTCGTCGAGGGCGAAGACATGCTCCCCGGCACCGCGAAGGTGAAGCTGATGTGGGCACTGGCGAACACCGAGAGCGTCGCGGAGACGATGCGGACGCCGCTCGCGGGCGAAATTACGGACCGCTCGGTCCCGTGGGAATGACCGGAGACGTCGAGATTCGGCCCGCTGAGCTCGCGGACTACGACGACGTGGTGGCGTTCGCCAGTGACACGTGGGCCGACCGCCGTGAGGACGGCGACTACATCCCGCAGGTCTTCGAGGACTGGGTGGCCAGCGACGGCCCGCGCCAGCGAACGCTCGTCACGGACACCGGCGACGACGTCGCCGCAATCGCCCAGTTCGTCCTGCTCTCCGAGCACGAGGCGTGGGCGCAGGGGATGCGCACGAACCCCGAGTACCGCGGCCGGGGCGTCGGCTCGACACTCGTCCACGAAGGCTTCGACTGGGCGCGCAAGCAGGGCGCGACGGTCGCGCGCAACATGGTGTTCTCGTGGAACGTGATGGGGCTCGGGCACTCGCGCGCCACCGGCTTCGAACCCGCGACGGAGTTCCGCTGGGTCCACCCCGAACCCGACGCCGACGCCACCCCGAACCACGAACGCACGGCGGACGCGCACGCCGCGTGGCAGTTCTGGCAGGACAGCGTGGCCCGCGACCACCTCCGGGGGCTGACGCTCCACCCCGAGGAGTCGTGGGCGCTCTCGGAACTCACGCGCGACCGCCTTGCCGCGGCCGCCGACCGCGACGCCCTCCAGGTCGTGCAGGACGACGGGGGTACGCGAGGGTTCGCGTCCCGCTCGCGTACCTACGAACGCGAGGAGGACGGAGAAGCGCAGACGTACGCGGAGTACGGCGTCGCGGCATGGGCCGACCAATCTGCCTGTGACTCGCTGCTCGACGCGATTGCGGCGGACGCCGCGAGCGTCGACGCGGACCGCACGCGCGTGCTGATTCCCGAGACCGCGGCGGCGGTCAGCGACGTCGCGGTCACGCGCACCGAGATCGACGACGAGCCGGACTTCGTGCTGGCCGCCGACCTCACCGCCGACTACCGGGCGTAAGCGGCGACGGCAGAACGTTCTTCCGCGAGTTCAGGCGAGCCGCGCCGGGTCGCCGGCGTAGTCGACGATGCCAGGGTAGTCAGCGATGACGCCGTCCACACCCGCATCGCTGCACGTGACGGCGTCCTGCCAGTCCGTGACGGTCCACGCGTTGACGGTGCGGCCGTCGCGGTGCGCGTGCTCGACGAAGTCGGCGCTGAGGCCGTCGACGGGCGCGTGGAGCGCGCGGCAGTCGAACTCGCTGGCGCGCGTGAGCCCGCGGTCGGTGTCGAGACACAGCGCCGCCCGCGGCGTGTCCGGCAGCACTTCGGTGGCGGCTTCGAGCGCGCCGTCGAAGAAGGAGGAGAGCACGACCGGCGCGTCGCAGTCCGCGAGAGCGTCCGCGACGGATTCGACGAACGGCCGCCAGGTCGCCGCGTCCGGCCCGGAGAGGCCGAGGCGGGCGTCCTCGCTGCCGGGATTCTTCAGTTCGACGTGGAACTCCACGCCAGCAGGCACGAGGTCCGCGACGTCGGCCAGCGTCGGCACGGGTTCGCCACTATCGAGCACGTCCGCTGCTGCGAGCGTCTCGGGGTTGGCGTCCCAGACGAAGCCCTCGGCGTCGGTGACGCCGCGCGAGTCGCCGTCGCCGTCGAGGCGCTGGTCGTGGAAGACGACCGGCGTACCGTCGGCTACGGGCTGAACGTCCACTTCGATGCCGTCCGCGCGTTCGCGGGCCGCGCGGACCGCCGCCGCGGTGTTCTCGGGCGCGACGCCGGCGAATCCGCGGTGGGCGATGGTGAACATCAGCCGCCGCTCACCGGCGGGAACAGCGCGAGCTCGTCGTCCGGGTCGAGTTCCGTGTCGAGGCCGTCCGCGTGGGCGACGTTCTCGCCGTTGCGCAGGACGTTGATGTGCTCGCGAATGTCGCCGTCGTCGGTCAGCACGCGGTCCCGGAGCGCGGGGCGGTCGGCGAGCAGGGCGTCGAGGGCGTCCCCGACCGTCTCCGCCGACTCGTCGACGGTGATTCGGCGGTCGCCGCCGACCTCCGCGAGGTCCGCGAACAGCTTCCACTCCATGCACGACCCTCGGCGGCGGCGACGCATAGGTGCTACGGGGTCGGCAGCGCGTGCGGCGGGTTACTGGCTCGGCGACTCGTCGGCCGGTTCCTCGTCGGCGGCCGCGGCGGCGTCCACGCGGCGCGCGACATCGGGCCGCGCGACCACGTACAGCGTGTCGCCGGCGGCGAGCGGCCGCGACGCGCTCGGGATGGCGGAGACGCCCGCTTCGCCGCGGAATGCGACGACGGTCCCCTCCACTGTCGCGACGGTCGCGCCGTCGAGGTCGCTGCCGGCTTCGACAGTGACGACGACCATCGTCTCGTCGGCGGCCCGCAACAGGGACGCGAACTGGCGGTCCGCGCCCGGCTCGTACGGCAGCGTGAGCAGGCGGTAGTCGCCGCCCGCGAGCCTGCGGGCGTCGTACTCGTCCAGCGACAGCGTCACGGTGTCCTCGCGGGTCGCACGAATCTCGGCCGTGGCGACGCGTTCGGCGGGCTGCGTCTCCGTGCTCGGCTGCCACACCTGTACGAGGTCGCCCGGGCCGGCGGCGTTCGGCGGGTCCGCGTGCACCCCGACGGCCGCAGTTCCGGGCGGGAGCGTCGGCCCGATGCCGGCGGTGCGGCTGCCGAGCGCGAGGTAGGTCGCGGTGCCGTCGTCGGCGAGTTCGACGTCGACGTAGCCCACGTCGTAGTCGTCTTTCAGTCGCGTGACGACGCGCTCGCGGAGCTCCTCGACGGTGAGCCGGCGCGGGAAGATGAGCGTCTTCCCCGCCAGCTCGGCTTTGACGTCGTCGGCGACCGGGTCGTAGCCCTCGATGTCCGCGATTTCCTCGGGGAGTTCGACCGCGACCGCGCGCCCCACGGCTTTCACGAGCCGGCCGACGTCGCCCTCGAGTTCGCGGACGCCGGTCGCGGCCAGAATCTGGACGCCGACGCGGTCGCCACCGCGGCGGGCGGCCGGCGCGACCAGCAGCGCGGCCCCGAACACGGCGAGGTTGAACACGACGGCGTCGAGGGAGAGCACGTCCGTGCGGCCGGCGATGGCCTGCCCGAGCGCGACCCGCGTGTTGAGGTAGAACGCGACCACGGAGACGTTCACGAGCAGCGCCACGCCCGAGGGGAGTTCCTGCCGGAAGTACCACCGGAACGCGGCCGCGAGCACGGCGACCGCGACCCCGGCCGCGAGGATGACGCCGCCGCCCTGCGCGAGTTCGGTCGTCGACACCGGCATCACTTCGCCACCTCCTCGAAGGCGTCGAGTTCACGGCGCGGCCCGGCGACGAACAGCTCGTCGCCGGCCGACAGCGCGACGTCGCCGGTCGGAGCGACCGTCCACGAGCCGTCGTGGCGGCCCGCCAGCACCGTGACGCCGTACGTCTCCCGCACGTTCGCTTCGCCGAGCGTGGTGTCCACGACGGGAGTGTCCGCGCGGAGCGTGAGCCGGCGGACGCGCTGGCCGCCGCGGCGCAACAGTCCGAGAAGTTCGTACTCGCGGCGGGTACCGCGAGCGCGCACGACGATGCGCGTGCGGTCGGCGGCGAGCAGGGACTCTGCGTCCGGCCGCTGCACGGCGACGGTGACGCGGCCCTCACCACCAGTCGTCGTCGGCGCGGGCGTCGCCGCGGGTTCGGTCTCCGCCGACTCCTCTGCCGCGGGTGTGGTCGGGTCCGCTGCGGGTTTCCCGCCGGACTTCGCGGAGACGACGGTGCCGTCGACGCGCTCCTCGCCCGCCAGCACCGAGACCTCGTCGCCGCGCGCGATGCCCGTAGGGACGAGCGCGCTCACCGACACCGCGCGCTTCCCGACCGGCGTGCGCTTGGAGACGCCCGCGGCGGGCGGCGCTGCGGCGACGGTCGCGCGGCCGTGCTCGTCGACGGTGACGGACGCCTCCTCGACGTCGAAGTCCGACCGCAGGCGGTCGGCGAACCGCGTCTCCAGCTCCGAGAGCGGGAGGTCAGCGGGGAAGCGCCACTCCGCGTCGTGAATCGACGCGCGCAGCGACTCCGGCAGCGGCGGGTAGCCTTCGAGGTCGCGGACGCCGCCGACGACGCTCACCGTGACCTCGTTGCGGCCGCCGACGAACTCGATGGCGTCGGTGTGGAGCGTGCGCTCGCGCAGCGACTTCAGGCTGAGCCGACGCGGGAGCGACGCGCCCATCTTGTCGCCGACCGAGTGCGTGTAGAACGTCAGCATCGCGACGACCAGCAGCGCCACCACCAGCGTCGTCGAATTCGCCGCCTGCGTGATTGTCGGGTCCGCGAACGCGAGGAAGCCGCCGTTGACCCCCGCGAGCGCGACGCCCAGCACCACGACACCGAACGCGGGCACGGAGAGCCCGGTGACGTACCGGAAGAGGAAGCCGAACCCGAACGACACCAGCGCCGGAATCACGCCAGCCAGCAGCCCGAGATAGATGCCGTGCAGCGCCTGCACGGGAGTGGAAGTCATACGACCGAGCACTCGCGCCCGGGACAAAACGCTACCGACGCGTGCCGTTGACGTTAAGACGGGGCACCACGCGCGTGGATGTATGGACGTACCGGGCGTGAAGCGAGTGACCGGACGGGTGGCTGTCGCGTTGACCCTCGCGGTCGCCGCGCTGTCGGTCGGCGTCGGCATCCTCGGCATCGTCGACCCGACCGCGAACTTCGGACCGTTCGCCCAGTACATTCCGCCCGCAATCAGTCAGACCGCGGGGTTCACCGGCTCGCTCACCGGCTTCCTGATGGTGATGAGCGCGTTCGGGCTGCGCCGCGGCCTCCGGGCGGCGTGGTACTCGACGATGGTGTTGCTCCCGGTCACCGCCGGCCAGGGGCTCGTGCAGGCGACGCCGTACTCGGTGCCGCTGGTCGTGCTGTCATTCGTCGCGTTCCCCGTGCTCGCCGTCGCGCGCAGCCGCTTCGACGAGCCGATTTCGCTGTCCACGAGCGCGGTCGCGGCGGGCGGCGCGCTCGCCGGCGTGCAGGCGTACGGCACCATCGGGACGTACGCGCTCCGCGGCGAGCGCGGGTTCACGGGCGTGAACACGATGCTGGACGCGTTCTACTACACGCTCGTCACCTCCAGCACCGTCGGCTACGGCGACGTCACCCCGACCACGCAGGAGGCGCGGCTGTTCTCGCTGTCCGTGCTCGTACTCGGCACCGCGAGTTTCGCCATCGCGCTCGGCGCGCTGCTCGGCCCCGCCCTCGAAGCCCGGTTCGCGAGCGCCCTCGGACGCATGACACAGAGCGACCTAGAGTCCCTCGACGGCCACGTGGTCGTCGCGGGCTACGGCGACCTGACGGAACCGATTCTGAGCGAACTCGCCGCCAGCGGCCGCCAGCTCATCGTGTTGACCGCCAGCGACGGTGACGCGTCCGCGCTCCGCGAGCGCGACGTGAACGTACTCGTCGGCGACCCCACCGACGAGGAAACCCTCGACCGCGCGGGCGTCGAACGCGCGCGAGCGGTCGTCGCGGCGACCAACGACGACGGCGAGGACGCGCTCGCGGTGCTCACCGTCCGCGAGAGCCACCCCGACGTACGCGTCGTCGCCGCCGCCACGGAGCAGGAGAACGAGCCGAAGCTCCGGCGCGCGGGTGCGGACGTCGTCATCAGCCCCGCGGTCATCGGCGGCCGGCTGCTCGCACGCTCCGCACTCGGCGACGAGAACGCTGAACAGGAGGCCGCCGACGTGGGCGACGAAGTGTAGTCAGGCGGTGTGGACGACCGCGATGTCCGTGTCGAGGTCGCGGACGCGCTCGTAGGTCGGCCGCGAGAAGAACTTCGAGGCGGCCGAGCGGTCGGTGCTCGCGCCGAGGAACACGAGGTCGTAGTGGGCGTCGTTTCGCTCGACGAACGCCTCGATTGACGACCGCGAGACGCGCGTCTCGCAGCGCGTGCCCACGGTCTCCGTGAGGTTCGCGAGCATCGACTCGGTGCGGCGGCGCTCGCGCTCGGTGTCGATGCACGAACAGACGCTGATGGAGCCGTTCCGGCCGGCGAGGCGCTCGGCGTAGTCAAGCATCGCGTGTGCGACGTTGGAGGCGCTGCGCACGGGGACCATGATGCGCTTCCAGCGCGTGCGCTCGCCGGTCGACTGGAGCGCGACGACGTCGACGTCGCTCCCGAACAGCGTCCGCAGGAACGGTGTCAGCGTGCCGTCCTCGTCGCACTCGAAGGGCGTGACGACGAGGTCGCAGTTCGCTTCGTCGGCAGTCGAGAGCACCGTCCCCGCAGGGTTGGCGTTCGCCACCGCGACCGCCACGTCGCACGGGACGCCGACGCTCGTCTCGATGCGCGCGGCCTGCTG encodes the following:
- a CDS encoding DUF1611 domain-containing protein; this encodes MKVALLAHEKFPGRAKTAVGVLRYADYDVVAVLDRDNDGTRVNDHLPDVQDAPVVASMSDVPDDVDALVVGISPIGGAFDQSWRPDVRNALERGCDVYSGLHYFLSDDEEFEDLAAEYGCELWDVRKPPADLGVADGVADSVDATVVATVGTDCSVGKMTATRELYETAREQGMDAAFVATGQTGILIEGEGIPVDRVVSDFAAGAVERMVLEAGADHDYVFVEGQASIVHPAYSGVTASIVHGSMPDHLVLCHEHGRDSIHGYDQALPPVESFVERYEEFVEPVTDADVIGGMLNTRSVETDTAARGAVADFSEAIGAPADDPVRFGPDSVIEVIR
- a CDS encoding Vms1/Ankzf1 family peptidyl-tRNA hydrolase → MLDRLLGRAALKERIEDLEAEKDSLEAQLDAEGERRSEAVRDKQAAEQRVNELEDRIIELEDRVERLRGEDGGPEFRGRRDLRGERRERVVALLDSIESTEEGVLTAYVPDDPPEDVREAFGDRAPLVERAAPCLVVRDREGLLSAALRPPNPPEAFETWDSTVQVDREWLAPTGRYALAVVRADLFALGVYEAEMGEGPQPERVHFEGFESDVKGKHSKGGFSQDRFERRRESQITEHLQKCQRALDGIEAEHVFVVGEGTLLDEFDADATAAVDATGKPEAALDDAHDTFWTVQLSLL
- a CDS encoding FAD-dependent oxidoreductase gives rise to the protein MTLASVPRYDPDAIPAVGDHAVVVGASVAGMVAARVLDDAFDRVTVLDRDPLPDDASARRGVPQSRQPHVLLEAGRATLEDLFPGYGEMLVESGGLMLDWTTDLTYYQQGGVLATGPQPKVLYSASRPLFEHAIRQRLAARDGITFRGETQFVDYLADGTNDVAGVEIREGDGTESLRADLVVDATGRTSSTPSWLEAHGYDAPPVDELTVDVAYTTAVVERPPDDRRAYFVPPSPQQPRGGGVFPVEGDRWLVMLQGVHGDDPPTDIDALREFARTLPIDDFAELLETRPVVGDIAHYPFPSNRRRRYEALDEFPDGLVVLGDAVASFNPVYGQGMSVACLEAVLLGHALADGTDDLPRRFFDSASDVVDVAWLLATTADLAFDDTEGSRSLPTRLFDRYASRVVDTAHEDGEVSSTYGRVLSMEVPPTALLRPGVAVRVLRP
- a CDS encoding DUF5802 family protein, with the protein product MFEAFSSGYYLGRLYVEPARGDRAAINSRHHERVNEQLYADDEGISRTDLPLVMKIGPAHFSVHGEDDVPERTLAVPEDVLETVAVENPPSLEAVLLAKRDHAARLFDMGAV
- a CDS encoding ArsR/SmtB family transcription factor codes for the protein MDSGALLDILGNENRRRILRLLARKPCYVTEISEYLGVSPKAVIDHLRRLEDAGLVESEVDDQRRKYFHIAENLRLEVRLSPFDFGAKSAYPASADLDLTRCQHVSIRIRQDRNDDVADLAGKLQELKDLERELSLAQRWVQGRLADVQDQLGEAVGDGSERLYADVLAALASGERSASAVAAALDAPEPLVEGVLETLREQDVVERADGEWRIAE
- the gatD gene encoding Glu-tRNA(Gln) amidotransferase subunit GatD → MNQGDRVRVDRDGTTHEGVLLPSAEPDHLVVKLDSGYNVGIERDAADVEVLERDVYDVESESEEEAASEVEFDDDLPTIALISTGGTIASTVDYRTGAVTAQFDAEDVLRAVPDLAGRANYRGRVVANILSENMEPPIWQELADAVREEIEAGADGVVVMHGTDTMQYSASALSFMLDTPVPIVFTGSQRSADRPSSDNVMNAVCAVEAAKADAAEVMVCMHASESDDRCALHRGTRVRKNHTSRRDAFETVGAEPLGYVDYDEASEDATAESRGVQFTKEYAERGETDLDSSPDLDSDVELVKFTPGMDDAFFDLCEGKSGVIIEGTGLGHVHTDFIDRIEELVEDGTTVVMTSQCLDGRVCDRVYDTGRDLLDAGVVEGEDMLPGTAKVKLMWALANTESVAETMRTPLAGEITDRSVPWE
- a CDS encoding GNAT family N-acetyltransferase; amino-acid sequence: MTGDVEIRPAELADYDDVVAFASDTWADRREDGDYIPQVFEDWVASDGPRQRTLVTDTGDDVAAIAQFVLLSEHEAWAQGMRTNPEYRGRGVGSTLVHEGFDWARKQGATVARNMVFSWNVMGLGHSRATGFEPATEFRWVHPEPDADATPNHERTADAHAAWQFWQDSVARDHLRGLTLHPEESWALSELTRDRLAAAADRDALQVVQDDGGTRGFASRSRTYEREEDGEAQTYAEYGVAAWADQSACDSLLDAIAADAASVDADRTRVLIPETAAAVSDVAVTRTEIDDEPDFVLAADLTADYRA
- a CDS encoding glycerophosphodiester phosphodiesterase, with translation MFTIAHRGFAGVAPENTAAAVRAARERADGIEVDVQPVADGTPVVFHDQRLDGDGDSRGVTDAEGFVWDANPETLAAADVLDSGEPVPTLADVADLVPAGVEFHVELKNPGSEDARLGLSGPDAATWRPFVESVADALADCDAPVVLSSFFDGALEAATEVLPDTPRAALCLDTDRGLTRASEFDCRALHAPVDGLSADFVEHAHRDGRTVNAWTVTDWQDAVTCSDAGVDGVIADYPGIVDYAGDPARLA
- a CDS encoding ubiquitin-like small modifier protein 1 is translated as MEWKLFADLAEVGGDRRITVDESAETVGDALDALLADRPALRDRVLTDDGDIREHINVLRNGENVAHADGLDTELDPDDELALFPPVSGG